A DNA window from Iodobacter ciconiae contains the following coding sequences:
- the cadR gene encoding Cd(II)/Pb(II)-responsive transcriptional regulator has protein sequence MKIGELARIAQCSVETIRFYEKEALLAAPARTSGNFRHYNAEHVERLRFIRNCRALDMSHEEIHTLIRLADQPIDSCNAINSVFDQHIQHVETRIQQLEQLKQQLAHLRQQCQIEHAVDPCGILQGLAGMPFEAKLDKAKTHLG, from the coding sequence ATGAAAATCGGTGAATTAGCCCGTATCGCGCAATGCTCGGTTGAAACCATCCGATTCTATGAAAAAGAAGCCTTATTAGCTGCGCCGGCTCGTACCTCGGGAAATTTTCGCCATTACAACGCCGAGCATGTTGAACGGCTGCGCTTTATTCGAAACTGTCGTGCGCTCGATATGAGTCATGAAGAGATTCATACATTGATACGATTAGCGGATCAACCAATTGATAGCTGTAATGCTATCAATTCGGTTTTTGATCAACACATTCAACATGTTGAGACACGAATTCAGCAGTTGGAGCAACTCAAACAGCAATTAGCTCATTTACGCCAACAGTGCCAAATTGAGCATGCTGTCGACCCTTGCGGCATCCTACAAGGCCTTGCCGGCATGCCGTTTGAAGCGAAGCTGGACAAGGCAAAAACACATTTGGGTTAG